AGGTATCAATAAGGCTGCTGGAAAATTTGAGGAAATGTCGGATAAGTTAAATAAAAGCAAGTTTGGAAGGTTCGTTCACTTTGCAGCAGAAATGGCAAAGAAGATACCGGGAGCAGATAAGGTATTAGCTTTAAATCCAAGTGAGTGTATGCCTATTGAAGCGAGTATTGCAGATAAAAAAGTCATTTTAGTTTTTGATGATTTGGAAAGAAGTACTGTTGATGAAGTGACTGTTTTAGGATGTATCAATGAGTATTGTGAGAATAAACATATTAAAACTATTATTGTTGCAAATGAAGAAAAAATACTAGAGAAAAACTTTGGACAAGAAGTGGATGCGAATCAAGAAACTAGTTTCGATAAAACAATGCATACGGACACTGCGGTCAAAATCAAATATTCAGAAATAAAAGAAAAAATAGTGGTGAGAACTATAAAGAATATCCCAGATTACAAGAGTATATTTACTGAAATAATAACTGATTATAATACGCAGAATGAAGAATATAAAAATTTCTTGATAGAAAATAAAATGTGTTTAGTAAATGTTTTTACAAGTGGCAGTATTGCTAATATTAGAAGCATCAAATGTGCAATACAAGACTTTCAAAGAGTTTTTATTGAATTGAGAAAGAAAGGAATTGAAGATGACCTGCCAATATACTTCCAGACCTTTGTTGCGTATACATTGCTGATAAAAACAGGAAGAATTCCTAAATCAGAAAGATATGGGTATCTATTTTGTGATTCAGAAATTGAAAAAGAATATCCGGGTTACTATGTGAGAAGATATATGCTGCCTGGAGTAAGGGAGTGGCTAACAGAAGGTAAATGGAATGAGCAGAATATATGTGATGATATAGATAAAATGCTTGAAGTGAAGAAAGGCGCAGAACCAAAAGATCTCGTGAGGAATTTACGCTTGATAGATCTTGAAGAAGATACGATTAAGAAGGGTTTACCGAAAGTATTGGAAATGGCTTATGCCGGAACGCTGGACATTGATGACTACATTACATTATTAGGTAATATGTATTGGGCAAGAACTATTTCTTATGAATTACCAGAAAAACCGGATATGAAGAAGTTAGAAACAGGTGTTGAAAAATGTTTAGAGATTTTATGCAATAGTGATGAGGCAGATACAAGAGTCAGGAAAATGATTTCACCAAATGATATGCATCTTCTGTCTGAGGATGAAAAACGTATTTATATGAAAATTTGTGACTTTAGAGATAAAGAATTGCAGATGTTTGCAATAAATAAAAGAAAATATTTAAGAGCACTGAAATCCGGGAAGATGGCTGAAATATATGAGTGTGAAAATAAACGTTTCAATATTTTTGACGATGAATTGGCATCTGCGGTGGCAGATTGTTTTAAGGTACTTCCAAATTCAGATCGCCCCTCTTTTTCAGGCGTGTTTTGTAAAATGTGGAATTTAAGAATTGGTTCACAGGATTTATTAATTAAAGAATCAATTCCGGGACTGATGAAACTGAAAGATGGGCTTTCTCAGATAAAAACTGATGAAGAAGGAAATGGATATGGTTTGAAAGCTGCTTTGACTAAAAACTTTATGCAGGATGTCGAAGGGACTGTAACAAAAATGAAAGAAAGGCTAGATGAAATGGAAGCTTCAAAAGATGGTGGAGAACAAGGGTAAAGTGGACACAATTTTTAGAAATATCTGTGGATGGTGGGAAAATGTATTTAAAAAAACTTATTATAAAAAATTTTAGAATATTTGATGAAATGGGTATAGAACTTATTTTTAATAAGGGCGTAAATGCAATTATTGGAGAAAACAATTCTGGTAAATCTTCTGTAATAGATGCGCTTAGGATTGTTTATTCAACTGTGACATATAGAAAAGACATATTCTTTTCAAAGTCGGATTTTCATGTTTGTGAAGATGGAACAGTGGTAGACTACACTCAATTTGATGTGTATTTGGAGGATGTACCTCGTAGAATGACGGAAATCTGGAATCCACAAAGTGAGAGTGGCATGGGAGGGGATTTTCATATTAAGTTTGAAAAATATATCGCTCCCAATGGAACTGAAAAGGTTCGGTCAGTTTATTGGGGATTTGGAACAGAAGGAAATCAATTATCTTCAGATACATTTGAGGCAACAGATGTAGTTTTCTTGGGGGCACTGCGAGATTCAGAAAGTGAGATGAAACCTTCAAGAAACAGTAAACTGGCACAATTACTTCGAAATTTGGTTCCAGAAGAAGCTGTTAGGGAAGAATTAGTTCAGATTTTGAATAACGCAAATAATGATTTGTTGAAAAAAGAACAGTTAAAAAAGACGAGAAATACAATAAATCAAAATCTTGCAAGAATTGAACAGGAATTTTTAAATCAACAGATTGATATTGGCTTAGTAGAACCGAGGTTTGATTCAATTGCATCTTCCCTACGCGCATGGGTTAAGCCAAAATGGATTCTAATAAATAAGGAAGATGCTGTTTATGAAACGGCACATACATATTTTCAAAGTAATATGGATCTGAAAAAAATACAAGATGATGCAAAGGGCATATATTTTGAAATCTCTATTTTGGATAGTGAGACTGAACTTGACAAGAAAGTAGCAGATAGAATTAGTGAAATAGCGAATAAATCTTTTGAACTATATCAGAATGGCTTGGGATATAATAATTTGTTGTTTATGTCAGCAGTACTTGGTGATATGGCAATTGAGAGGGGTGGAGTTTATCAAAATCTTTTGTTAGTCGAAGAACCAGAGGCCCATCTGCATCCGCAACTACAGGAATTGGTACATGATTTTTTATCAGATGCAAATAAAAATGATGGTAATATCCAGATAATTTATACATCACATTCTCCTACGCTGGCTTCAAAAATAGATATAGATAATATTAATTTGTTATATGAGTATGGGCATAAGAAATATTGTTTGCCTTTCTCACAAACAAACCTAACAGAGGAGAATAAAAAATATTTACAGAGGTACTTGGATGTAACAAAATCTCAGATGTTTTTTGCGCGAGGAATTTTATTTGTAGAAGGAATCAGTGAAGCAATTTTACTTCCGGCAATGGCGAAGGCATTGGGCAGACCTTTTGAAAAGTATGCGGTAGAATTGGTCAATGTAGATAGTGTTGCATTTACACCATTTGTAAATCTCTTATCATCTGATAAAGTTAAGACCTGTTTTTCAAAAGTGTCCGTTATTACGGATGATGACAGATGTGCTAAAAAGAATGAAAAAGACTATATTGACAAAAATTATGATTATGATGATGTCAGTAGTGAAGTTGCTACAAACCTACAAAATGGACAACCTTCGGATAGATGTAATGATTTGACAACATTATGTTCTGGTGCGGGGATAAACATATTTACGGCAACTAAAACATTAGAGTATGCATTATGCTGTAGTGAAAATAATGTTTATTATATGGTAGAAGCATTGAAAGTATGTTATACGGAATTGGGTCCGAAGTTAGAAACGAAGGTTAGCTCGTTATCTCAATTAAGTGAAAAAGCAGCATGTGTATGGCTGTTTATAAGAACCAGAGATAAATGCAAAGGAGCAGTTGCACAATACATAAGTCAAGTAATTAGTGACCAGCATGAATTAAGAAAAAAAGGAAAGAAAATTAAGAAAGAGTTTGTTATCCCAGATTATTTGAAAAATGCGATTTATAGTGTGACGGAGCAATAGTATGGTAGAGAAAATGACGGAAGAACAGAAAGAATTTTTGAATGCAGAGGGTAAGGTGGTTATAAATGCCTGTCCAGGGAGTGGGAAGACGTATACTGTTGCACATAAATTACTATCGTATGTGGATAATTGGGAGGATTACCACAGCGGTGTTGCAGTATTATCATTTACGAATGTGGCAAGTAATGAAATATATGAAAAAGCACAATCAATTCATGGTAGTTTAGGTAAACTGGGATATCCTCATTTTATTGGAACTGTGGATAGTTTTATTGATGAATTTATTGTGTTGCGTTACGGTCATTTGCATACTGTTGGTAAAGTGCGTCCAAGAATAGCACTGTCTGATAACTGGAAGATACCATACAAATATTGGCGGTCAGAATGCAATAAGAATGGGTGTGTAGATAATATAGAGCAATTTTATTATGGAGTTG
This is a stretch of genomic DNA from Marvinbryantia formatexigens DSM 14469. It encodes these proteins:
- a CDS encoding ATP-dependent nuclease, translated to MYLKKLIIKNFRIFDEMGIELIFNKGVNAIIGENNSGKSSVIDALRIVYSTVTYRKDIFFSKSDFHVCEDGTVVDYTQFDVYLEDVPRRMTEIWNPQSESGMGGDFHIKFEKYIAPNGTEKVRSVYWGFGTEGNQLSSDTFEATDVVFLGALRDSESEMKPSRNSKLAQLLRNLVPEEAVREELVQILNNANNDLLKKEQLKKTRNTINQNLARIEQEFLNQQIDIGLVEPRFDSIASSLRAWVKPKWILINKEDAVYETAHTYFQSNMDLKKIQDDAKGIYFEISILDSETELDKKVADRISEIANKSFELYQNGLGYNNLLFMSAVLGDMAIERGGVYQNLLLVEEPEAHLHPQLQELVHDFLSDANKNDGNIQIIYTSHSPTLASKIDIDNINLLYEYGHKKYCLPFSQTNLTEENKKYLQRYLDVTKSQMFFARGILFVEGISEAILLPAMAKALGRPFEKYAVELVNVDSVAFTPFVNLLSSDKVKTCFSKVSVITDDDRCAKKNEKDYIDKNYDYDDVSSEVATNLQNGQPSDRCNDLTTLCSGAGINIFTATKTLEYALCCSENNVYYMVEALKVCYTELGPKLETKVSSLSQLSEKAACVWLFIRTRDKCKGAVAQYISQVISDQHELRKKGKKIKKEFVIPDYLKNAIYSVTEQ
- a CDS encoding P-loop NTPase fold protein, with protein sequence MSTLNELEYYCHEENSFGALMFIGEWGCGKTYLIEHELADRLGEGFIVIRISLFGESSIESINRKVQKAYFQEVMLNMGGNVEELVKVVPGVTDKKASQIGEGINKAAGKFEEMSDKLNKSKFGRFVHFAAEMAKKIPGADKVLALNPSECMPIEASIADKKVILVFDDLERSTVDEVTVLGCINEYCENKHIKTIIVANEEKILEKNFGQEVDANQETSFDKTMHTDTAVKIKYSEIKEKIVVRTIKNIPDYKSIFTEIITDYNTQNEEYKNFLIENKMCLVNVFTSGSIANIRSIKCAIQDFQRVFIELRKKGIEDDLPIYFQTFVAYTLLIKTGRIPKSERYGYLFCDSEIEKEYPGYYVRRYMLPGVREWLTEGKWNEQNICDDIDKMLEVKKGAEPKDLVRNLRLIDLEEDTIKKGLPKVLEMAYAGTLDIDDYITLLGNMYWARTISYELPEKPDMKKLETGVEKCLEILCNSDEADTRVRKMISPNDMHLLSEDEKRIYMKICDFRDKELQMFAINKRKYLRALKSGKMAEIYECENKRFNIFDDELASAVADCFKVLPNSDRPSFSGVFCKMWNLRIGSQDLLIKESIPGLMKLKDGLSQIKTDEEGNGYGLKAALTKNFMQDVEGTVTKMKERLDEMEASKDGGEQG